The genomic window CCATGCTTGAATGGCGTGCCATCCTCCGCTGCACTCGATTTCATTTTGGCGTGCCCCTAAGTGAGAACTCGACACCTTGCGGCTGTCACCCTATTCGGCTTCGGTCGCTCGGTCGTGCATACAGGATAGCCAATGTCCCACTCGCGTCGGGTAACGCAAGGTTCATTGCCCTTACAACAAGCAACGGAAAGATCCGACGATTGCGGGCAGCCAGCCGGTCATCAGGATCGTGGTTGGACTTCGCTCGAGTGTGATTGATGAACTTTGCGAAGGCACGGTTAAGTAAACGCGTATTTTCTGCGGCACGGGGTTGGCATTGTTGTCGATTCGCAATCGACCGTGCTACAACCGACGCCCTACCAGCATCCCGACTGCAAATCCCTCGCATTGATTTCCATGCTCATGAATCCTACCGCAAATTTCTCTGCGTCACGAAGACGTTTTCTTTCGACGGCTGCAACTTCGAGTATCGGCCTTTTTCAACATGCGTCCGTTTGGAGTAGCGACACGCTATCACGCGACCATCAACCCTATGCTGAAGTCACCTGGGATCATTGTCGCCATGTCGGCTCGGTTTCGCACGCTCATTGCCGTTCGCAAAAATCGCTCGACTTGCTCTGTCGACGAGGCCTCACACACTTGGCAATTTCAAACTATTACCCCTCGGCACCTTGCACACCAACCGAACGAATTGGCCAGTTTAAAGTGGGGCAAGACTTCGGCACGGTTGCGAATGAAGGCTACGTTCGGCGCGAGTTTGCCTGGAACGACATCATCCGCGATCCCGAGAACGGTTGGTTCGATAAACTTTCCCAAAAACGACAAGACAGCATGCCGTTTGAAGTCGGGGGTCCGTGCTTTACTCAGATCCCCAGCGATGTGATTTTATGCCCCAATGCAGAACACCATTCGATGACCGACAGCAACGGTCATTTCAACGCCGTCGGATCACAATTCGCTAGCGGCACGTTCGACGTTCGCGGTTACTACTTCTTGAATCGGCATGGCTACGCCATGGGAACAGGACTGCCGTGGCGTGAAGCCTTCGAGCGAATGATCGATGCGTTACAGTTCCAAACCGGTGGCGGTATCACCATCAATCATCCGACGTGGAGCGGCATGTCGGCTGTGAAGATAGCTGAATTCCTGGACTTCGACCCCCGAGTTTTGGGAATCGAAATCTGGAACCACACGGCGGATTTCCTCAATGGAAAAGGATGGTCGCTGGCCGAATGGGACGCCGTCTTGGCCACAGGACGACGATGCTATGGATTTGCCGTTTCCGATCACGCAGCCAACTCCGACCCTGCCTTTCAAGGCCGCAATGTGTTGTTGATTGACGATGCGACACCGCCCAACGAGATGCCCGCAGCATGTTTACGAGCGTATCGCAACGGTAACTTTTACAGTTCACTCGACGGCACCTTGCAACTGAAACAATTTCAATTCACCGGCAGCAAGTTAACCGTGGAGCTCTCAGCCCCCAGCAAGCTGCGCGTCATCTCGGCCAATGGAGTGATTCACGAACAAACCGGCAACTCGCTTTCGTGGACGCTACCCGAGGGCAAAGCACTCTCCGCCCAACATGTCTTTCTACGCGTCGAGGCCGACGCGATCGACGGCGAAGATCGCATGTTCACCCAAGCCATCCAGCTGACGTAGCCCCAAGTCGCAGCGCGGCCGATCGCAGCGAAAAGAGCTGACGTTCTCTGAAGCTGCTTACGCACTCTTCAGCGTTTTGGCCTGCCCTGGGCGGCCATTGACTTTGCAAGCGATAACGTGAACCGCTCGCAGGTCACAAACCACTCCCATTCCCATTAAAAAACCTTCACCCTTTTTGAGAGAAACCATGAAACGACGTTCACCGAAATCTGCGTTTACCCTTGTCGAGCTGCTAGTGGTGATTGCCATTATCGGCGTCTTGGTGGGGCTGCTTTTACCAGCGGTCCAGGCGGCTCGCGAAGCGGCTCGACGGATGCAGTGCAGCAACAACTTGAAGCAACTGGGTCTGGCAATGCACAACTATCACGATACGTTTCAATCGCTGCCGCCAGGCTGGATCGATAACGCGTCGAACCAAAATCGCTTGGGCTGGGGAGCTCACATCTTGCCGTTCTTCGAACAGTCCGCCATTTTCGATGGCATGAAAAGTGCCGGTGCTTTCGCTGTGCCCTGGTACACGATTCCCGAGATGACCACGGGGACGTCCAATGTACCGCAACCCTACGGCAAAACCGTTCTGCCCGCCTTCATCTGTCCCTCGGATCCATCGGACGGCATCAACGAGAACGTTCACGGCTACGCCAAGTCGAATTACACCGGTATCGGAGGCCGTCACTACATTGCGTCCGGCGGTGCCAATGGCACCTTCTACGACAACTCCTTCGTGAAATTTCGCGATATGACCGATGGCTTGAGCAATATCGTGATGCTCGGGGAACGGAGCACCATCAACGAACCGTCCCGCGGGTTCGTCAAGAAGGGGACGATTTGGATCGGCGGCACTACCGCAAGCGAATACCATCACAACAATGCGATCGTCAATGCGTCGGCGTATTACTCGATCAACGGCACCGCGGGCAATTGGAATTTGACCAGCGCCCATCCTGGCGGCGCCCAATTCTTGCTGGGCGATGGCTCGGTGCGGTTGATCAGCGAAAACATCGAACTGCAAACATATGGATTCTTGGGCGCCATCTCTGACGGTAACGTCTTGGGCGAGTTTTAGTCCGCCATTCTCATTCCACTTTCACGATGCGGTCGTCCACCTCGACGCGGGGATCGACCACTGCATCACTACACCACAACCTCAATAGGATATATGCAATGCGATTGATCTGCTTATGCTTACTAACGCTCGCAATTGGATGCAACACACAAGAAGGAGTCCAATTACCCTCGCCGGTCACGAAAGGGAACCTTGTCTCTACACTGGAGCAAGTTGCGAACACCGGCCAGTACGAAGACGACGTATTAACGGCACTAACGATGGGCCTAGAGGAAGCCGGCATGATGGATGAAGCCGCTCACATCCAACAGTGGCCTGCGATTGACAACCAGGCCAAAGTCAAGCAACTCGCCAAGCAAGTTGCGTCACGCGTCACCAAACGCTTGGCGTCCAGCAACCACTAGATTGGCATCGACACGCGGCGGGGCTGGCATCGTTTAAGCCAGCCACCGCCTTTGGCGAAATCGAAACCTGGCGTTGTCTCACCCGCGTGCGATTGTGTAAGCCGAACTAGATTTAAAATGGGGTTAAACGTATCGCACGTCATGCGTGACATTCGTGATTTGCGACTTGCCTGGGACGATGACCGTCGTCACCTCGCCCCAGACGAAGCATCCAAACTCCCATCGAAGCTCTACTCTTCCCACAGAGAGTTGATCGCGGCAACGGTTTGATCGACCAGCGCCTGACCGCCCTTAGGGCCGACTGGACAACTCGCCGCAATCGCGCTGTAGCTGCCTCCTTCGACCGCTCGGACCGTCGGCAGGTAGGTCCCCGAATCGTTGCCGGTCAATTGGATCACGAACGTCTGTTCGGCCTTGCTGCGCGCCTTGATCTGGATGCCGTAATCGGTGAACAGCTCAAAAGGGTTGGTGCAGATAGCGATGTCGCCCAGTCGGATGACGTGAAATTCTCGCTCGTACACGTCGCCTTCCTGCTGCTGTTCATAGCGGTCGGTAACTTTCTTTTGCCACTTTACCCTGCGATAATTGGCGGGGTCCTTCGAGAGTCGATCAATCTCCGCTTGGGCTGCCGCGTTCTGCTCCTCCGTGACCATCCAAACAGGAAGTTTGAACGTTTTTACCAGGTGCGTTAGTTTGACGTCGGTGCGAATGTCGCCTTGAGCCACGTCGTTGGCGTCGCCCACAGCCACGTCGATTCGTCTGGCGATTTCTTCGAGTCGCGTGAGACCGCGGAGCTTGAGCATTCTGGCTTCTGCTGCCCGGTTGAGCATCAGGTGCGGCGATTGGTCGCCAGCCGCCCCGCACCAACCCAGCACGTCAAGTTCTTGTCCGTAACGCTTCCGCAGCAAATTCCGAGTCTCGTGCCAGAAGTCGGCGTTGACGGCCTTTCGGCCTTCCACCTCCTGCGCAGGACAGGCCACATCGACGGCCATCGCAATCGGTTTCTTCTCCGCATCCCAAAAACTGAGGACGTCAATGTCGTGGTCCTCGTAGCCCTCGATGCCGCGGAACTCGGGCTTGTTGGTGCGGCCATACATCGCAGCCGAACCGTCGGCGTAGACCGCTCGGCGGTTGCGGGCCACCACTGCGTGCCCGAGCGCCCAGCTGACGCCGGCGGGCTTGCGTTCGGTCCAGGCC from Novipirellula galeiformis includes these protein-coding regions:
- a CDS encoding DUF1559 domain-containing protein, translated to MKRRSPKSAFTLVELLVVIAIIGVLVGLLLPAVQAAREAARRMQCSNNLKQLGLAMHNYHDTFQSLPPGWIDNASNQNRLGWGAHILPFFEQSAIFDGMKSAGAFAVPWYTIPEMTTGTSNVPQPYGKTVLPAFICPSDPSDGINENVHGYAKSNYTGIGGRHYIASGGANGTFYDNSFVKFRDMTDGLSNIVMLGERSTINEPSRGFVKKGTIWIGGTTASEYHHNNAIVNASAYYSINGTAGNWNLTSAHPGGAQFLLGDGSVRLISENIELQTYGFLGAISDGNVLGEF